A portion of the Anaeromusa acidaminophila DSM 3853 genome contains these proteins:
- a CDS encoding TSUP family transporter, producing the protein MDFPSGDLIALLVVAGFFSAFVDSVVGGGGLISLPALLLTGLPPTMALGTNKMASCMGSLTSSLSFLRSGKIDMKLVKYLFWLSLVGAACGVVTVQQIPSQFLRPLVVVLLIGVSIYTIFRKNWGSENTYRGLTRRMFILSCIVSFSIGFYDGFFGPGAGSFFMFAFLMIGFDFVTAAGNARALNFASNIASVIMFALYGSIAYAYALPMGIAMILGALAGTRLAIRKGAAYVRPLFLSVSAVMIGKQVWDLLH; encoded by the coding sequence ATGGACTTCCCCAGCGGCGATCTCATCGCCTTGCTGGTTGTGGCCGGCTTCTTCTCAGCTTTCGTCGACTCCGTCGTCGGCGGCGGCGGCCTTATTTCCTTGCCGGCACTGCTTTTAACCGGCCTTCCTCCGACTATGGCGCTAGGTACCAATAAGATGGCCAGTTGCATGGGCAGTTTGACCAGCAGCCTTTCTTTTTTGCGTTCCGGCAAAATCGATATGAAGTTAGTCAAGTATCTCTTCTGGCTTTCCCTTGTCGGCGCCGCCTGCGGCGTGGTCACGGTCCAGCAAATTCCCTCTCAGTTTCTGCGTCCGTTAGTGGTGGTGCTTCTGATCGGAGTCTCCATTTATACGATCTTTCGCAAAAATTGGGGCAGTGAAAACACCTACCGCGGCTTAACGCGACGCATGTTTATCCTGAGCTGCATCGTCTCTTTTAGCATCGGTTTTTATGACGGCTTTTTCGGCCCGGGCGCTGGCTCGTTTTTCATGTTTGCCTTTTTAATGATCGGCTTTGATTTCGTCACCGCTGCAGGTAATGCCAGAGCGCTTAACTTTGCCAGCAACATCGCTTCGGTTATTATGTTTGCGCTGTACGGCTCCATTGCCTATGCGTATGCTTTGCCGATGGGTATTGCCATGATCCTTGGCGCTTTAGCAGGTACGCGTCTAGCCATTCGCAAAGGAGCAGCCTATGTACGTCCGCTCTTTCTCAGCGTTTCCGCCGTCATGATCGGCAAACAAGTCTGGGACCTGCTGCACTGA